A stretch of Amblyraja radiata isolate CabotCenter1 chromosome 6, sAmbRad1.1.pri, whole genome shotgun sequence DNA encodes these proteins:
- the rab30 gene encoding ras-related protein Rab-30: MSMEDYDYLFKIVLIGNAGVGKTCLVRRFTQGLFPPGQGATIGVDFMIKTVDIKGEKVKLQIWDTAGQERFRSITQSYYRSANALILTYDITCEESFRCLPEWLREIEQYASNKVTTVLVGNKIDLAEKREVSRERGEEFSESQNMHYLETSAKESDNVEKLFLDLACQLIGEAKQSTLVNNVASPLPGEGRTISYLNCCNFN; this comes from the exons ATGAGTATGGAAGATTATGACTACCTATTTAAAATTGTCTTGATTGGAAATGCTGGTGTAGGAAAGACCTGTTTAGTACGAAGATTTACTCAG ggcttgtttccaccaGGCCAAGGAGCCACAATTGGAGTTGATTTTATGATTAAAACTGTTGATATAAAAGGAGAAAAAGTGAAG CTCCAGATTTGGGACACTGCTGGACAAGAAAGGTTTCGATCCATCACACAGAGCTATTACCGCAGTGCAAATGCCTTAATATTAACCTATGATATCACCTGTGAAGAATCTTTCCGTTGCCTTCCTGAATGGTTAAGGGAGATTGAACAGTATGCAAGCAACAAAGTTACCACTGTTTTGGTTG GAAACAAGATTGATTTAGCAGAGAAACgagaagtatccagagaaagggGTGAAGAATTTTCAGAATCTCAGAATATGCATTACCTGGAGACATCGGCAAAAGAGTCGGACAATGTTGAAAAACTGTTTCTTGACCTTGCGTGTCAGTTGATTGGTGAAGCAAAGCAGAGCACACTGGTCAATAATGTAGCATCTCCTTTGCCTGGGGAAGGCAGAACCATCAGCTACTTGAACTGCTGCAACTTTAATTAG